In Panthera leo isolate Ple1 chromosome B3, P.leo_Ple1_pat1.1, whole genome shotgun sequence, a single genomic region encodes these proteins:
- the PEX11A gene encoding peroxisomal membrane protein 11A isoform X2: protein MPSPASPTRPRAGTDSSGFRLGNVVHAIQATQQSIHATALVPRLCLTLANLNRVVYFICDTILWVRSVGLASHVNKEKWRMWAARHYCCSLLLSLARDLYEISLQMEQAARDGAEREKSPPQDPPGYSVADEETEWLQSFLLLLFRSLRKHPPLLLDTVKNFCDILNPLDQLGIYKSNPGIIGLGGLVSSLAGIVIVAYPHMKLKTQ from the exons ATGCCTTCACCCGCTTCACCAACCAGACCCAGGGCCGGGACCGACTCTTCAG GGTTCAGGCTGGGCAACGTGGTCCATGCCATACAGGCGACTCAGCAGAGCATTCACGCCACTGCCCTGGTGCCCCGCCTCTGCCTCACGTTAGCCAACTTGAACCGCGTGGTTTATTTCATCTGCGATACCATCCTCTGGGTGAGGAGCGTAGGGCTCGCCTCGCACGTTAACAAAGAGAAATGGCGAATGTGGGCTGCCCGCCATTACTGCTGTTCTCTCCTGCTGAGCCTGGCCAGGGATCTGTACGAAATCTCCCTGCAGATGGAACAGGCAGCACGAgacggggcagagagggagaaatcacCACCTCAGGACCCTCCGGGGTACAGCGTGGCCGACGAGGAGACAGAGTGGCTCCagtcctttctccttctcttgttCCGGTCTCTGCGGAAGCATCCTCCCTTGCTCCTGGACACGGTGAAGAACTTCTGCGATATCTTGAACCCCTTGGACCAGTTGGGGATCTATAAGTCCAATCCTGGCATCATTGGACTCGGAGGCCTTGTGTCGTCTCTAGCAGGCATCGTCATTGTGGCGTATCCTCACATGAAGCTGAAGACGCAGTGA
- the PEX11A gene encoding peroxisomal membrane protein 11A isoform X1 — translation MDAFTRFTNQTQGRDRLFRATQYTCMLLRYLLEPKAGKENVVMKLKKLESSVSTGRKWFRLGNVVHAIQATQQSIHATALVPRLCLTLANLNRVVYFICDTILWVRSVGLASHVNKEKWRMWAARHYCCSLLLSLARDLYEISLQMEQAARDGAEREKSPPQDPPGYSVADEETEWLQSFLLLLFRSLRKHPPLLLDTVKNFCDILNPLDQLGIYKSNPGIIGLGGLVSSLAGIVIVAYPHMKLKTQ, via the exons ATGGATGCCTTCACCCGCTTCACCAACCAGACCCAGGGCCGGGACCGACTCTTCAG agCCACTCAGTACACATGCATGTTGCTTAGATATTTGTTAGAGCCTAAAGCTGGCAAAGAGAACGTGGTAATGAAGCTCAAGAAACTGGAGTCCAGTGTGAGCACTGGCCGTAAAT GGTTCAGGCTGGGCAACGTGGTCCATGCCATACAGGCGACTCAGCAGAGCATTCACGCCACTGCCCTGGTGCCCCGCCTCTGCCTCACGTTAGCCAACTTGAACCGCGTGGTTTATTTCATCTGCGATACCATCCTCTGGGTGAGGAGCGTAGGGCTCGCCTCGCACGTTAACAAAGAGAAATGGCGAATGTGGGCTGCCCGCCATTACTGCTGTTCTCTCCTGCTGAGCCTGGCCAGGGATCTGTACGAAATCTCCCTGCAGATGGAACAGGCAGCACGAgacggggcagagagggagaaatcacCACCTCAGGACCCTCCGGGGTACAGCGTGGCCGACGAGGAGACAGAGTGGCTCCagtcctttctccttctcttgttCCGGTCTCTGCGGAAGCATCCTCCCTTGCTCCTGGACACGGTGAAGAACTTCTGCGATATCTTGAACCCCTTGGACCAGTTGGGGATCTATAAGTCCAATCCTGGCATCATTGGACTCGGAGGCCTTGTGTCGTCTCTAGCAGGCATCGTCATTGTGGCGTATCCTCACATGAAGCTGAAGACGCAGTGA